One Psychrobacillus glaciei genomic region harbors:
- the mltG gene encoding endolytic transglycosylase MltG, which produces MGNESKKEIMFNRMKNKKKEVKLVRRIVFTITLFLLIVGGIGGYVSYNYVKSALKPLDPNSDKVVNVQIPIGSGLESISSTLEKNGIIKNAKIFKYYAKFKNESDFQAGDYNLTKSMTLDEIIKSLKTGKVYRKPLFSITIPEGLTLEQIGAVVEKKTTYTAAEFLALVTNDAFVDRMMVKYPNLLTEEIKGENVRHALEGYLFPATYPFYEEKPSLEKIVETMLTNTDKTMSNYSEILHSEEKSVHWLLTFSSLLEEEATAQTDRALIASVFYNRLKDKMPLQTDPTVLYALGNHKERVLFEDLEVDNPYNTYKFQGLPPGPIANAGKSSIEAVLDPSKTDYLYFLADKTGENHFSKTYEEHLKNVDKYLK; this is translated from the coding sequence GTGGGAAATGAATCCAAAAAAGAAATTATGTTTAACCGAATGAAAAATAAGAAAAAAGAAGTGAAACTTGTTCGACGGATTGTGTTTACTATCACATTATTTCTATTAATTGTTGGTGGAATAGGAGGGTATGTCTCCTATAATTATGTGAAAAGTGCTTTAAAACCATTGGATCCTAATTCTGACAAGGTTGTCAATGTTCAAATTCCAATTGGTTCTGGTTTAGAATCAATTTCCTCTACACTTGAAAAAAACGGAATCATTAAAAATGCAAAGATATTTAAATACTATGCTAAATTTAAGAATGAATCGGACTTTCAAGCAGGAGATTACAATTTAACAAAATCGATGACACTTGATGAAATTATTAAGAGCTTAAAAACAGGCAAAGTATATCGTAAACCACTTTTTTCTATCACTATTCCAGAGGGATTAACGTTAGAACAAATTGGAGCAGTAGTAGAAAAGAAAACGACCTACACAGCAGCGGAATTTTTGGCGCTTGTAACTAATGACGCATTTGTGGATCGAATGATGGTAAAATATCCGAATTTATTAACTGAAGAGATTAAAGGGGAAAACGTACGGCATGCATTGGAAGGATATTTGTTTCCCGCTACATATCCATTTTATGAAGAAAAACCTTCATTAGAAAAAATTGTGGAAACGATGTTAACAAATACAGATAAAACGATGTCTAACTATTCCGAGATTCTACATTCAGAAGAAAAATCCGTTCATTGGTTACTAACATTTTCTTCATTACTAGAAGAAGAAGCGACCGCTCAAACGGACAGAGCATTGATTGCTAGTGTGTTTTATAATCGTTTAAAGGATAAAATGCCTTTACAAACAGATCCAACTGTCTTATACGCACTTGGTAACCATAAGGAACGAGTACTTTTTGAGGATTTAGAAGTGGATAATCCCTACAATACTTATAAATTTCAAGGGTTGCCTCCAGGTCCAATTGCAAATGCTGGGAAATCATCAATAGAAGCAGTGTTAGACCCTTCCAAAACGGATTATTTATATTTCCTTGCGGATAAAACAGGTGAAAATCACTTTTCGAAGACATATGAAGAACATCTTAAAAATGTGGACAAATATCTGAAATAA
- a CDS encoding IreB family regulatory phosphoprotein: MNSFDKTMKFNFPEESMEQEVKHVMLQVHSALEEKGYNSINQIVGYLLSGDPAYIPRHQDARNMIRKLERDEILEELVKFYIKKNNEA, encoded by the coding sequence ATGAATTCATTCGATAAAACGATGAAATTTAACTTCCCAGAAGAGTCTATGGAACAGGAAGTAAAACATGTGATGCTACAAGTTCACTCTGCACTAGAAGAAAAAGGATATAATTCAATTAATCAAATTGTTGGCTATCTGCTATCTGGTGATCCAGCTTATATTCCTCGCCATCAAGATGCACGTAATATGATACGCAAATTAGAACGAGATGAAATTTTAGAAGAATTAGTGAAGTTCTACATTAAAAAAAATAATGAGGCTTAA
- a CDS encoding O-methyltransferase yields MDPKEDYIKKLIKPRADIFIEMEQYAKEHHVPIMQLTGMESLIHLLSLQKPNSLLELGTAIGYSSMRIASKLENVNIVTIERDKEKVVIANQFIERANLHNRIQVIEGDALEISDDLFRDTHFDAIFIDAAKGQYKKFFEKYAPFLKDGGVIYCDNLLLNGLSDLPMSEVPRRKRTMVRNQHQFTEWLIDHPDYDTSFLPVGDGMLISIKR; encoded by the coding sequence ATGGATCCAAAGGAAGATTATATTAAAAAGCTTATAAAACCACGTGCGGATATTTTTATTGAAATGGAACAATACGCAAAGGAACATCATGTTCCAATCATGCAATTAACAGGAATGGAATCATTAATTCACTTGCTTTCGTTGCAAAAACCTAATTCACTTTTAGAACTCGGTACAGCCATTGGTTATTCTTCGATGCGCATTGCATCTAAATTAGAAAATGTAAATATTGTAACGATTGAAAGAGATAAAGAAAAAGTAGTGATTGCAAATCAATTCATCGAGCGAGCAAATTTGCATAATCGTATCCAAGTCATTGAGGGTGATGCGTTGGAAATTTCCGATGATTTGTTTCGGGATACTCATTTTGATGCAATATTTATTGATGCTGCAAAAGGTCAATATAAAAAGTTTTTTGAAAAGTACGCACCATTTTTAAAAGATGGAGGCGTTATTTATTGTGATAATTTATTGTTAAATGGTTTATCCGACCTTCCGATGAGTGAAGTACCGAGAAGGAAAAGAACCATGGTACGAAATCAACATCAATTTACGGAGTGGTTGATAGATCATCCGGACTATGACACATCTTTCCTACCAGTTGGAGATGGCATGCTAATCAGCATAAAGAGGTGA
- a CDS encoding DUF1292 domain-containing protein, with protein sequence MDHGQENITVVDENGNEQLCNVLFTFESEEFGKSYVLYYPIGAEEDENEEIEIHASSFSPNENGEDGELLPIETDPEWEMIEEMLNTFLDEEEEDEDEDEE encoded by the coding sequence ATGGACCACGGTCAAGAAAATATTACAGTTGTAGATGAAAATGGAAATGAGCAGCTTTGTAACGTATTATTTACTTTTGAATCAGAAGAATTCGGAAAGTCATATGTTCTTTATTACCCGATTGGTGCTGAGGAAGATGAAAATGAAGAAATAGAAATTCATGCATCTTCTTTCAGCCCTAATGAAAACGGAGAAGATGGAGAATTACTTCCAATTGAGACGGATCCTGAATGGGAAATGATCGAAGAAATGTTAAATACGTTTTTAGATGAAGAAGAAGAGGACGAAGACGAAGACGAAGAATAA
- the ruvX gene encoding Holliday junction resolvase RuvX: MRIMGLDVGSKTVGVAISDALGWTAQGIETIKIDEANLEFGLKRIDELVKEHTVTEFVVGFPKNMNNSIGPRAEASEQYAKLLTEKFHFPVTMWDERLTTMAAERMLIDADVSRKKRKQVIDKMAAVMILQGFLDRKNR, encoded by the coding sequence ATGCGAATAATGGGTTTAGATGTAGGTTCTAAGACTGTCGGGGTTGCAATTAGTGATGCGCTCGGATGGACTGCACAAGGAATTGAAACAATTAAAATTGATGAAGCAAACCTAGAATTTGGTCTTAAACGGATTGATGAACTCGTAAAAGAGCATACCGTCACCGAATTTGTTGTAGGTTTTCCAAAGAACATGAACAATAGTATTGGTCCACGTGCTGAAGCATCGGAACAATATGCAAAGTTGTTAACCGAAAAATTTCACTTTCCAGTTACAATGTGGGATGAAAGATTGACAACAATGGCTGCAGAACGTATGTTAATAGATGCTGATGTTAGCCGTAAAAAACGGAAACAAGTGATTGACAAGATGGCCGCTGTAATGATTTTACAAGGCTTTCTTGATAGAAAAAATAGATGA